In Juglans regia cultivar Chandler chromosome 13, Walnut 2.0, whole genome shotgun sequence, the following proteins share a genomic window:
- the LOC108989406 gene encoding transcription factor bHLH49 — MGDKDKFELENRNEDPMNYAPSVSDWGFGGANLTNTSIGLVPKVNPMAVSKGDLIGSSSCSSTSMVDAFGPTIWDHHTNSENLGFCDNGVQKNTSDTFGIRKGDPVALRSIDKTFDMGWNPTSSMLKGDIFLPNAPAMLPQRLPQFPADSAFIERAARFSCFNGGNFSDMFNPFAVPESMGLYSGAGGVMQGTQEAFAGSGLKSVSGGQSKKNEPSVGEVSKDVSLSVEHGAAGGSPPKDERSQSHVRSHDESKQRSGGSGNDSDEAELSGAGDQDEPSVLEGAGREPFAKGLDSRKRKRNGQDAKLDPAKGAAQQSGECAKDKTEIQQTGDQNPTSTTNRSSGKHGKQGSQASDPPKEEYIHVRARRGQATNSHSLAERVRREKISERMKFLQDLVPGCSKVTGKAVMLDEIINYVQSLQRQVEFLSMKLATVNPRLDFNVEGLLAKDILPSRVATSSTLGFSPDIPMAYPPLHPSQRGLIQAGLPGMGSSSDLLQRTIHSQLTSMAGGFKEPTQLPNVWDDELHNVIQMSYGTSAPSNTQDEDGSLPSGQMKVEL, encoded by the exons ATGGGTGACAAAGATAAATTTGAGTTAGAAAATAGGAACGAGGATCCAATGAACTATGCACCTAGTGTGTCAGACTGGGGATTTGGCGGTGCCAATCTCACGAATACATCTATCGGTTTGGTTCCCAAGGTAAATCCGATGGCTGTTAGCAAAGGAGACCTTATTGGATCTTCTTCTTGTTCATCTACTTCAATGGTGGATGCATTTGGCCCAACCATTTGGGACCACCACACCAATTCAGAAAACCTGGGATTTTGTGACAATGGTGTCCAGAAAAATACGTCAGACACGTTTGGGATTAGAAAAGGCGATCCTGTCGCCCTAAGAAGTATTGATAAAACATTTGATATGGGTTGGAATCCTACGAGTTCAATGTTGAAAGGAGACATTTTCTTGCCAAATGCACCTGCAATGCTTCCGCAGAGGTTACCTCAGTTCCCTGCGGATTCTGCGTTCATTGAGCGTGCTGCTAGGTTCTCATGCTTCAATGGTGGGAATTTTAGTGATATGTTTAATCCTTTTGCGGTTCCTGAATCTATGGGCCTTTATTCTGGGGCCGGAGGGGTGATGCAAGGGACGCAGGAGGCTTTTGCTGGGAGTGGGTTGAAATCAGTGTCTGGCGGGCAGTCTAAAAAGAATGAACCGAGTGTTGGTGAAGTTTCCAAGGATGTTTCTTTGTCTGTTGAGCATGGGGCTGCTGGAGGGAGCCCACCAAAGGATGAGAGAAGTCAGAGCCATGTGAGATCTCATGACGAATCTAAACAACGCAGTGGTGGGTCTGGTAATGATTCTGATGAAGCCGAGCTTAGCGGTGCTGGTGATCAAGATGAGCCATCTGTGTTGGAGGGTGCAGGTCGGGAACCTTTTGCTAAGGGACTTGACtcgaggaaaaggaaaaggaatggCCAG GATGCTAAACTTGATCCAGCCAAAGGAGCTGCACAGCAGTCTGGTGAATGTGCGAAGGATAAGACTGAAATTCAACAGACGGGAGACCAAAACCCAACCTCAACTACTAACAGGAGCTCTGGGAAACATGGTAAACAGGGTTCTCAAGCTTCAGATCCACCAAAAGAAGAGTACATTCATGTCAGAGCTCGAAGGGGCCAGGCAACTAATAGTCATAGTCTCGCAGAAAGA gtaagaagagaaaaaatcaGTGAACGGATGAAGTTTCTTCAAGACCTTGTACCTGGTTGCAGCAAG GTCACTGGTAAAGCGGTGATGCTGGACGAAATCATTAACTATGTACAGTCACTGCAACGACAGGTTGAG TTTTTGTCGATGAAACTTGCTACTGTCAATCCACGGCTAGATTTTAATGTCGAAGGGCTCCTGGCAAAAGAT ATCCTTCCGTCACGAGTGGCCACTTCATCTACTCTGGGATTTTCACCTGATATTCCAATGGCTTATCCTCCGTTGCACCCATCTCAACGAGGACTTATTCAAGCTGGTCTTCCTGGCATGGGAAGCTCATCTGATTTACTTCAAAGAACCATTCATTCTCAATTGACATCCATGGCTGGAGGATTCAAGGAGCCCACACAG